The genomic segment GCTCGCGCCTTGGGGCTGCCGATAAACTGCGCACAGTGGTTAGCGAGCACGGTAGTCGCCGAGGCCACGCCGGGCATAACGCTCTTGCGTCCGCCGGAAAAGCCGGCGAAGAAGTGCGGCTCAATAAACCCTTCGGATATTAACAGGTCGGCTTCGACGGCAAGCCTGTTCAGCACTAGCCTACCGCCGGAAGGGAGAGTTCCTACCTCGACTAAGCTCGCCTCGTCCCTGCAGTCGTGGTTTACCAAGCGCTCATTTTGTACAATCGTTTCGCCAAACTTGTTAAGCATCTCTGCGGGCGTAGTCAGCCTGTGAAAACCTGTCGCAATCAAGATAGTGATGTCTGCCTGCGGGTTCCCCTCCCGCACCTCAGCCAAAAGGAGCGGCAAGGTGATTTTGCTTGGCACCGGTCTGGTGTGATCACTTGTAATAATCACTATGCGGGCCTTGCCCTTGGCCAGCTCGCGCAAGCGCGGCGAACCTATGGGGTGCTCTAGAGCTTGCCTGACCAAGTCAGCTTGGCTGGCGGCTGGCGTATAGTGATGCGCCTGTGATTCCAGCACTCCGACAAGGTTCTGGTCATCTACCGTAAGGTCAACAAAGCCCCTA from the Selenomonadales bacterium genome contains:
- the larA gene encoding nickel-dependent lactate racemase is translated as MAVVKIPYSRGFVDLTVDDQNLVGVLESQAHHYTPAASQADLVRQALEHPIGSPRLRELAKGKARIVIITSDHTRPVPSKITLPLLLAEVREGNPQADITILIATGFHRLTTPAEMLNKFGETIVQNERLVNHDCRDEASLVEVGTLPSGGRLVLNRLAVEADLLISEGFIEPHFFAGFSGGRKSVMPGVASATTVLANHCAQFIGSPKARA